AAGGTCAACCGCGTATTGGGATGGTCGCGCAGGTTTTCGCCCACGCCCGGCAGGTGGTGCAGCACCGGTACGCCGTGCTGGCGCAGCACCGCTTCCTGGCCGATGCCCGAGCGCTCCAGCAGCGGTGGCGTGGCCAGCGGGCCGGCCGACAGAATCACTTCCCGGCGCGCAAGCGCCGTGGACGTGGCGCCCGACGCGTGCAGCAATTCCACGCCCACCGCGGTACGCCCTTGCATCACCAGCCGCGACACCACGGTATTGGGCAGGATGGTGAGGTTGCGCCGCTTCTGCGCGGGTTTGAGGTAGCCCGCCGCCGAGTTGTTGCGAAAGCCCTTGCGGGTCGAGTACTGCAGGTAGAACGCGCCTTCGTAGCTGCCGTCGTTGTAGTCGGGCACTTCGCGGTAGCCAGCTTCGGTACAGGCTTTGACGAAGGCCCCGGAGAGTTTGTCGAACCGGTCCAGCCGCGTGCAATGGATCGGGCCGCCACGGCCGCGCAGCGCGGGGTCGCCCTGCGGAAAGTCTTCCATGCGTTTGAACACCGGCAGCATGTCGGCATAGCCCCAGCCCGGGCACCCGAGTTCGACCCAGTGGTCGTACTCCACCGGATCGCCCCGGGCGAACAGGTTGCCGTTGATGGAGCCCGAGCCGCCGATCACCCGGCCGCGCGTCCAGCGCTGTGGCTTGCCGTTGAGCGAGCGCTGCGGCTCGGTCATGTAGGGCCAGGTCACGTCGGGGTTGTTGATCAGGTTGACCACCAACAGCGGCACCTTGATGTTGATGTTGTTGTCGCGCCCACCCGCCTCGATCAGCAGCACCTCGTGCCGCCCGCTCTGGGACAGCCGCTCGGCCACGATGCAGCCGGCACTGCCGGCCCCACACACGATGAAATCAAACTGCGCATCCGCGGGCAGCGAATCGACGTACATCGGCTCGGTCTCCTTCGTTCTTGTGAATGGCAGCGCTCAAGGCGGCTGAACCGCTGCGCAGTCTGCCGCAAGAGGAGCATGACGAAAAATAATATTTGGGCATCGCTGCATCGTCAGATGGAATGCCCGCGTACCCCGGCTTTGTCTTTCAGAATGCCCTGCCCACATACTGGGATGCCAAAGGATTATTTGTAGCGATCCTGCGAGCGCTGTAGGGTGCTGTGATGACCGATCTCTACCGACTTTTCATCGATGGCCAGTGGCGCGAAGGCGCACAGTCGCGCTGCTTCGACGCAGTCAACCCCTTCAACCAGGCTGTATGGGCCCAGGTGTGCGAAGCCTCGGAGGCCGACGTGCGCGACGCAGTGGCCGCCGCGCGGCGCGCCTACGAGACCACCTGGCGCAAGACCAGCGGCACGCAGCGCGCGGCCCTGCTCCACCGCCTGGCCGACCTGCTGGAGCGCGACGCGCCGCGCATGGCGCAATTGGAGAGCACGGACAACGGCAAGACCATCCGCGAGACGCACGCCCAGATGCTGTACGTGGCGCGCATCTTCCGCTTCTTCGCGGGCTACGCCGACAAGATCTGGGGCGCGGTAATTCCGCTGGATTCGCGCGACGTGTTCGACTACACGGTGCGCGAGCCCTATGGCGTTGTGGGTGTCATCACCGCCTGGAACTCGCCCATTGCGCTGCTCGGCAACAAGTTGCCCGCCGCCCTCGCGGCGGGCAACTGCGTGGTGATCAAGCCGTCCGAGCACGCCTCGGTGACCACGCTGGCGTTCTGCAAGCTGGTCGAGGAAGCCGGGTTTGCGCCCGGTGTGGTGAACGTGGTGACCGGCGACGTGACCATCGGCCGCGCGCTGGTGGGCGGTGGCGGCATCGACAAGATCACCTTCACCGGCAGCGGCCATGCGGGCCGCGACATCGCGTCCATGGCCGGCAAACAACTCATTCCGGTCACGCTGGAGCTCGGCGGCAAATCGCCCAACATCGTCTTCGCCGACGCCGATGTCGAGAAAGCCCTGGTGGGCGCGCTCGCCGGCATCTTCGCCGCCGCCGGGCAGACCTGCATCGCCGGCTCGCGCCTGCTCGTGCAACGCCCGCTCTACGAAACCATGGCGCAACGCCTGGCCGAACGGGCGCAGCGCATCGTGCTCGGCAACCCGTTGGACAGGACCACCGAGATGGGCACGGCCGCCAACGAGCCGCATTTCAAGCGCATCCTGTCGGCCATCGAGCGCGGCCGCGAAGAAGGCGCGCGCCTGATCACCGGCGGCGGACCCAGCACCGATCCCGCGCTGGCACGCGGCTTCTTCGTGCAGCCCACGATCTTTGCCGACGTGGACAACCGCATGCGCCTGGCGCAGGACGAGATTTTTGGCCCGGTGCTGTCCATGATTCCCTTCGACACCGAAGAGGAAGCGCTCGCCATCGCCAACGACACCTGCTTCGGCCTTGCCTCGGCCGTGTGGACGCAGGACATTTCTCGTGCTATGCGCATGACGCGCGAACTGCGCGCGGGCGTGGTGTGGGTCAACACCTACCGCATGGTCTCGCCGCAAGGTCCGTTTGGCGGCGTGAAGGAAAGTGGCTATGGCCGCGAGCGCGGCGAAGCCGGCCTTCAGGAGTTCACCATCACCAAGAACGTGATGATCGATTTCTCCGACGAGGTGCGCGACCCTTTCGCCATCAAGGCCTGACCTTTCTGGAAGACCCCACCATGATCGACCGCATCGAGATTTTCGTCACCGAACTCCCCGTGCGCCTCAAGCGCATCTTCTCCAGTGGCAGCTACGACACCGGCCCGCTCGGGCGCGTGCTGGGCAAGCCGGTGCTGGTGCGCATCCATGCCGACGGCGTGGTCGGCTGCGCGCAGATCCGCCCGATCGCCCCCGGGCACTTCGTGGCCGACACGACGCACAGCGTGGTGGCCGCGATCCGCGAGATCTACGGGCCAGACTTGCTGGGCCGAGACATCTTCGACATCGAAGGCATCACCGAGCGCTTCGACCTGCGCCTGGCCGGCAACCCGGCCGCGCGCGCCGTGCTCGACATTGCGCTGCACGATGCCATGGGCAAGGCCGTGGGCTTGCCGGTGCACAAGCTGATCGGCGGCGCCTGCCAGCCGGTGATTCCACTGGAATGGTCGGTGAGCCTGGCCGACGACGTGGGCGTGATGGTGGCCGAGGCCACACGCGCGGTGGACGAGTTCGGCATCCAGGTGTTGTGCCTGAAGGCGGCCGATCGGCGCGGCTGGCGCCAGGACGTGCGCCATTTCGAGGCCGTGCGCAAGGCCGTGGGCGACGAGGTGGTGATCGGTGTGGACCCGAACACCGGGTGGTCGGTGGCCGATGCGATCGCGGCCACGCACGCGCTGCGGCCCTTTGATCTGGGCTACATCGAGCAACCTGTGGCACGGCGCAACCTGCGCGGCATGGCGGCGGTGCGGCGCGAAGCGGCGGGTGTGCCGGTGATGGCCGACGAAGGCCTGTTCACGCCGCAAGACGCCTACGCCCTGGCCGAGGCCGGCGCGGCCGACGCTTTGTGCATCAAGCTCTACAAGATCGGCGGCCTCACGCCCGCGCGCAAGATCGCGGCGGTGGCCGAGGCGGCGGACATCCAGCTCAACGTCGGCGGGCTGGCCACGCAGTCGCAATTGGAAGCTGCGGCCGCCGCGCATTTTTACGCCAGCGTGCCGCAACGGCGGATGATGGGCGCGGGCGAATTCGTGTTCGGACTGAACACCACGGCGCCAGACCCGCTGGTGCCGGAGACGGAGTTTGTGGTGCGCAATGGCAGCGTGGCGGTGCCGACTGGGCCGGGCCTGGGGGTGACCCTCGACGAGGACGCGCTGAAGAAGCACACCTTGTTGCACGAGGTGGTGAAGGCGTAAGGCTTCAGCCTGCGCGCCTCTTAGCGCCCTCCCCCACTGGGGGAGTGCAAGCCACGCACCAGCAGGCGGCCTTCGAACAAGCGCCGCTGCGTGCGGTAGAAGCCTCCGCTCTCCACATGCCAGGCGCCATCGGCGCGCTGGCGCACATCGGCGGCCACCTGCAACACGCCCGACGGCATGCCGATGCGCAGCGGCCCGCCGCCCGTCCGCGCAAGCGGTCTGCACACCCGGTTCACCACCGACCCCTCGATGCGCGCGGCCGCGGCCATGCACATCGACACGCCCAACGGCAGCGCGCGGTGCGGCTGGCCGTTGGACAGCGCGCGCGCCAGCAGGTCCATGGACGATGCCACCAAGGCGTCGCCCGACAGCGTCACGGCGTCGGTGGGTGGCGCCACCACCGCGATGAAGGGCACCGCACTGCGCCGCGCCGCCTCCTCGGCATTGGCCGCCAGGCCCATGCGTTGCGAAGCCTCCAGGCGAATGGCCAACAGCCGCTGCATCAGCGCCAGGTCGTCCTCCATCTGCGTGGGCGACTCGGTGCCGGTGAGCCCGACGTCGGCCGCACGCACGAACACGCAAGCGTTGCTGGCATCGACCAGCGAGGCGTCCACCCTGCCCACTCCGGGCACGTCCAGCGTGTCCACTGCGTTTCCGGTCGGCAGCAGGCGGCCGGTGGTCGCGCCACCGGGGTCGAGGAAATCCAGGCGCAACGGCGCACCGCTGCCGGCCACGCCCGGGATCTCCAGGTCGCCGTCCACCTCGGCCATACCGTCGCGCACCTCGAAGTGGGCCACGATGAGCTTGCCGGTGTTGGTGTTGTGGATGCGCACAGCCGCCGGCCCATCGGGCACGCGCACCAGGCCTTCATCCACCGCAAACGGGCCGATGGCCGCGGACATGTTGCCGCACAAGGGTTGCCAATCGATCTGTGCGGTCTTGATCAGCACCTGGCCGAAGGTGTAGTCCACATCCGCATCGGGTCGGCTGGCCGGGCCGATCACGCAGACCTTGGAGAGAGACGACAAGCCGCCCCCCATGCCATCGAGCTGTCGGCCATAAGGGTCGGGGCTGCCCATGGCGCCAAGCATCAGAGCGTCCCACTGCGCACGATCGGCCGGCAGGTCGCGGGTGTGGAACAACAGACCCTTGCTGGTGCCCGCGCGCACGAACACGGCGGGCAATGGGATCTGCCGCATCAGTCCACCTTCGCGCCCGCGTCCGCCACCGCTTTGCGCCACTTGGCGATGTCGCTCTCGAGAAAACGGGCGAACTCCGCCGGCGTGCCGGCCACCACCTCGTTGCCATCGGCCGCCAGGCTTTGGCGAAACGCCGGCTCGCGCGCGAAGCGGGCGACATCGCGCTGGATCTTCGCCACGATCGCATCGGGCGTGCCCGCCGGGGCCAGCAGGCCGTACCAGGCCGAGACGTCGTAACCCGGCACGCCGGACTCGATGGCGGTCGGCACCTCGGGCAACACCGGCGAGCGCCGCGTGCCGGTCACCGCGATCGGCTTGAGCCGCCCGGCCTTGATCTGCGGCACCACCGAACCCAGCGCGCCGAGGTAGACCTGCACTTGTCCGGCCATCACGTCGGCCAGCGCCGCCAGCGCACCCTTGTACGGGACGTGCGCCATCTCGATGCCGGCCGCCTTCTTGAACATCTCGGGCGCCAGGTGGTTGAGCGTGCCATTGCCGGCCGAGGCGTACATCAGCGCACCCGGTTTCGCCTTGGCCAGCGCGATCAGCTCGCGCACGTTGTTCGCCGGCACCGACGGGTTGACCACCAGGATGTCGTCCACGGTATTGAGCAGCGTGATCGGTGCGAAGTCGCGCAGCGTGTCGTAGGGCAGGCTCTTGTACAAGCCTGGCGCAATGGCGAAGCTCACATCCGTCATCAGCACCGTGTAGCCGTCGGCCGGGGCCTTGGCGACCACGCCCGCGCCCAGCGTGGTGCCGGCACCGGGCCGGTTCTCCACCACCACCGGCACGCGCCAGAGTTCCGAGAGCTGCTGGGCCAGGTTGCGTGCGATCAGGTCGATGCCGCCGCCCGGCGGGTACACCACGACGAAGCGCACCGGCCGCCTCGGCCACTCCGTGCCCGCAGGCGCTGCGCTCTGCGCGTGCGCGATCGCGGCACCACCGAGCGCGGCCGCGGCCAGCAGCAGGCGACGGCGTTTCATGCCGAGGCTCCCGAGGGCTGTGCGGCCGCACGGCGCGCCAGCTCCTGCTTGACCCAATCGGTCACGCCCCCCATGTCGATGATCTGCTGGATGAAGGCCGGCAGCGGTTCGGCGCGGAACTCGCGGCCATCGAGCAGCACGCGGCCGCTCACCGTGTCGACTTCGATGGCCTGGCCCTGGCTCGCGGCTTCGGCCACTTCGGGGCTGATGAGGATAGGCAAACCAAGATCGATCGACATGCGGTAGAAGGTGCGCGAAAAACTTGCCGCGACGATGCAACTGATGCCCAGCGCCTTCAAGCCGAACGGGGCCTGCTCGCGGCCCGAGCCGCAGCCGAAGTTGCGGCCCGCCACGATCACATCCCCCGGCTTCACACGGCCCACGAAGCCGGGGTCGACCTCTTCGAAGATGTGTTTGGCGATGTCCGCCGGGTTCATCAGCGAGAGGTAGCGGCCCGGCACCATCACGTCCGTGTCCACGCTGTCGCCCAGTTTCTGCACGTTGCCTTTGAATTGCATGGCGTCGATGTCCTTGTGCGTGCGCTCAGAGAAGCGCCGGGTCGATGATTTCACCGGCCACGGCGGTGGCGGCGGCCACGTAGGAGTTGCCGAGATAGACCTGCGCGCCCGCGTGCCCACCACGGCCCTTGAAGTTGCGGTTGATGGTGGCAAAGCCCACTTCGCCATCGTCCAGCGCGCCGTTGTGGCCCCCGAAGCAGGCCCCGCAGGTGGGCGTGCTCACGGCCGCGCCGGCCTCGATGAAGATGTCGATCAAGCCTTCGGCCATGGCCTCGCGGTAGATCTTCTGCGTGGCCGGCACGATCATGGCGCGCGTGCCCTTGGCCACCTTGCGGCCCTTGAGCACACTGGCGATCTGGCGCAGGTCGGTCATGGTGCCATTGGCGCAGTTGCCCATGTAGACCTGGTCCACATGCACGTGGCGAATGTCGTCCACCGCCACCACGTTCTCGGGCGAATACGGCTTGGCCACCATGGGACGCATGCGGGCCAGGTCGATGTCGTGGCGCGAGTGGTACTGCGCATCGGCATCGGCCACGGTGGCGGTCCAGGGCCGCTTGCAGGTGGCTTCGGCCCAGGCGCGGGTGATGTCGTCGAACTCGACGATGCCGGTCTTGGCGCCCGCCTCCACCACCATGTTGCAGATGCCCATGCGCTCGTCCATGTTGATGTCGGCCAGGCCCGGGCCGGCGAACTCCATGGAGCGGTAGAGCGCGCCGTCCACGCCGATGTCCTGCAGGATCTGCAGGATCACGTCCTTGCCGGTCACGTGCGCGGCCTTCTTGCCGCGCAGGGTGAAGCGCATCGATTCGGGCACGCGGAACCAGGTCTCGTCGATCTGCATGATCGCGGCCATGCCGGACCAGCTCATGCCCGTGCCAAAGGCGTTGAAGGCCCCCGCGGTGCCGGTGTGCGAGTCGCCCCCGGCGATGAGATCGCCCGGGCCGCACAAACCCACCTCGGGCATGAGCGTGTGTTCGATGCCGCCCTTGCCCACGTCGTAGAAGTGCTCGATGCCCTTGGACGTGGCGAAGCGGCGCATGTCACCCAACATGCGCGCGCCCGCCGCGCTCGGTGCCGGCGCGAAGTGGTCGCAGACCATCATCACCTTGTCGGGGTTCACCACCTTGCCGCCGCCCATGTTGGCGAAGTGGCGGAACGCCACCGGGCCATTGGCATCGTTGAGCAACACCAGGTCCACCCGGGCGCGCACCACGTCGCCGGGTTCGACGCGGTCGCGCTCGTCGAGGCGGTGGGCTTCCAGGATCTTTTCTGCGATGGTCTGTCGGGTCATGAGAGGGCTTGCGGTGCGGTGGTGGGAGAAGCAGCAGCGGATCCCGGCGCGCTCGCGTGGCTGCGGGCATGGGCGCCCGCGCTGGCGCCCGCCAGGCGGCCGAACACGGC
The sequence above is a segment of the Hydrogenophaga sp. BPS33 genome. Coding sequences within it:
- a CDS encoding mandelate racemase/muconate lactonizing enzyme family protein → MIDRIEIFVTELPVRLKRIFSSGSYDTGPLGRVLGKPVLVRIHADGVVGCAQIRPIAPGHFVADTTHSVVAAIREIYGPDLLGRDIFDIEGITERFDLRLAGNPAARAVLDIALHDAMGKAVGLPVHKLIGGACQPVIPLEWSVSLADDVGVMVAEATRAVDEFGIQVLCLKAADRRGWRQDVRHFEAVRKAVGDEVVIGVDPNTGWSVADAIAATHALRPFDLGYIEQPVARRNLRGMAAVRREAAGVPVMADEGLFTPQDAYALAEAGAADALCIKLYKIGGLTPARKIAAVAEAADIQLNVGGLATQSQLEAAAAAHFYASVPQRRMMGAGEFVFGLNTTAPDPLVPETEFVVRNGSVAVPTGPGLGVTLDEDALKKHTLLHEVVKA
- a CDS encoding tripartite tricarboxylate transporter substrate binding protein, with the protein product MKRRRLLLAAAALGGAAIAHAQSAAPAGTEWPRRPVRFVVVYPPGGGIDLIARNLAQQLSELWRVPVVVENRPGAGTTLGAGVVAKAPADGYTVLMTDVSFAIAPGLYKSLPYDTLRDFAPITLLNTVDDILVVNPSVPANNVRELIALAKAKPGALMYASAGNGTLNHLAPEMFKKAAGIEMAHVPYKGALAALADVMAGQVQVYLGALGSVVPQIKAGRLKPIAVTGTRRSPVLPEVPTAIESGVPGYDVSAWYGLLAPAGTPDAIVAKIQRDVARFAREPAFRQSLAADGNEVVAGTPAEFARFLESDIAKWRKAVADAGAKVD
- a CDS encoding aldehyde dehydrogenase translates to MTDLYRLFIDGQWREGAQSRCFDAVNPFNQAVWAQVCEASEADVRDAVAAARRAYETTWRKTSGTQRAALLHRLADLLERDAPRMAQLESTDNGKTIRETHAQMLYVARIFRFFAGYADKIWGAVIPLDSRDVFDYTVREPYGVVGVITAWNSPIALLGNKLPAALAAGNCVVIKPSEHASVTTLAFCKLVEEAGFAPGVVNVVTGDVTIGRALVGGGGIDKITFTGSGHAGRDIASMAGKQLIPVTLELGGKSPNIVFADADVEKALVGALAGIFAAAGQTCIAGSRLLVQRPLYETMAQRLAERAQRIVLGNPLDRTTEMGTAANEPHFKRILSAIERGREEGARLITGGGPSTDPALARGFFVQPTIFADVDNRMRLAQDEIFGPVLSMIPFDTEEEALAIANDTCFGLASAVWTQDISRAMRMTRELRAGVVWVNTYRMVSPQGPFGGVKESGYGRERGEAGLQEFTITKNVMIDFSDEVRDPFAIKA
- a CDS encoding 2-methylaconitate cis-trans isomerase PrpF family protein, whose translation is MRQIPLPAVFVRAGTSKGLLFHTRDLPADRAQWDALMLGAMGSPDPYGRQLDGMGGGLSSLSKVCVIGPASRPDADVDYTFGQVLIKTAQIDWQPLCGNMSAAIGPFAVDEGLVRVPDGPAAVRIHNTNTGKLIVAHFEVRDGMAEVDGDLEIPGVAGSGAPLRLDFLDPGGATTGRLLPTGNAVDTLDVPGVGRVDASLVDASNACVFVRAADVGLTGTESPTQMEDDLALMQRLLAIRLEASQRMGLAANAEEAARRSAVPFIAVVAPPTDAVTLSGDALVASSMDLLARALSNGQPHRALPLGVSMCMAAAARIEGSVVNRVCRPLARTGGGPLRIGMPSGVLQVAADVRQRADGAWHVESGGFYRTQRRLFEGRLLVRGLHSPSGGGR
- a CDS encoding LeuD/DmdB family oxidoreductase small subunit; this encodes MQFKGNVQKLGDSVDTDVMVPGRYLSLMNPADIAKHIFEEVDPGFVGRVKPGDVIVAGRNFGCGSGREQAPFGLKALGISCIVAASFSRTFYRMSIDLGLPILISPEVAEAASQGQAIEVDTVSGRVLLDGREFRAEPLPAFIQQIIDMGGVTDWVKQELARRAAAQPSGASA
- a CDS encoding GMC family oxidoreductase, with amino-acid sequence MYVDSLPADAQFDFIVCGAGSAGCIVAERLSQSGRHEVLLIEAGGRDNNINIKVPLLVVNLINNPDVTWPYMTEPQRSLNGKPQRWTRGRVIGGSGSINGNLFARGDPVEYDHWVELGCPGWGYADMLPVFKRMEDFPQGDPALRGRGGPIHCTRLDRFDKLSGAFVKACTEAGYREVPDYNDGSYEGAFYLQYSTRKGFRNNSAAGYLKPAQKRRNLTILPNTVVSRLVMQGRTAVGVELLHASGATSTALARREVILSAGPLATPPLLERSGIGQEAVLRQHGVPVLHHLPGVGENLRDHPNTRLTFECSEKITVNDVLRSPLRKMREGLRFIFKREGLLTISSSTAQMNYRSSADKKQADLVLRLQPLSGGDRYARTPGTGMDMFPGFTFGVTTLQPKSRGTVHIRSTDPREQASMDPRYLSHDDDAQLFLRGMRISRGIAAMPAIQPLVVRETRPGPGVVDDADLLAYIRETLQTSWHMVGTCKMGQDDLAVVDPQLRVHGIHRLRVIDSSICPTLPSSGTAVPTMAIAEKGAEMVLAAHP
- a CDS encoding 3-isopropylmalate dehydratase large subunit — translated: MTRQTIAEKILEAHRLDERDRVEPGDVVRARVDLVLLNDANGPVAFRHFANMGGGKVVNPDKVMMVCDHFAPAPSAAGARMLGDMRRFATSKGIEHFYDVGKGGIEHTLMPEVGLCGPGDLIAGGDSHTGTAGAFNAFGTGMSWSGMAAIMQIDETWFRVPESMRFTLRGKKAAHVTGKDVILQILQDIGVDGALYRSMEFAGPGLADINMDERMGICNMVVEAGAKTGIVEFDDITRAWAEATCKRPWTATVADADAQYHSRHDIDLARMRPMVAKPYSPENVVAVDDIRHVHVDQVYMGNCANGTMTDLRQIASVLKGRKVAKGTRAMIVPATQKIYREAMAEGLIDIFIEAGAAVSTPTCGACFGGHNGALDDGEVGFATINRNFKGRGGHAGAQVYLGNSYVAAATAVAGEIIDPALL